The following are encoded together in the Juglans microcarpa x Juglans regia isolate MS1-56 chromosome 2D, Jm3101_v1.0, whole genome shotgun sequence genome:
- the LOC121249834 gene encoding uncharacterized protein LOC121249834: MNGIQNRKFHTTEKQFPGCLGRMVNLFDLSSGIAGNRLLTDKPHHDGSSLSRSRSDVARTWSPPIGDQIEDKLIVPDLRRTSSKKENGTPIKMLIDQEMLKEGESKHNPPNVVAKLMGLDTLPHPQPDSAAQRNHAKGNSRRSLSHSGITLGSWQEEDGFSDKGMLCEIYQCPEHNEYKDVYAIWQQSETRNYARDRSPQKERRSGKINEKNMALVRQKFMEAKRLATDEKLRQSKEFQDALEVLSSNKDLFLKFLQEPNYLFSQHLKDLRSIPPPSETKRITVLRPSKMVDSDKFVGSGKKSDKQIKMPGQAVLWNKNDLGYYPMSTDQKVDEFPGQPTRIVVLKPTPVEPQDIKAVVSSPSLSPRVVHSEDYEEVEDDEALESREVAKEITRQMRENLIGHQRDETLVSSVFSNGYTGDESSFNKSENEYAVGNISDSEVMSPSPRHSWDYINRFGSPYSSSSFSRASCSPESSVCREAKKRLSERWAMMASNGIFQDQRQARRSSSTLGEMLALSDTKKLARSEDGNISKEPELVESVSCLSNILNKEQDLVDSPKNLLRSKSVPVSSTVYGTGLNVEVSESEAGKTHVAKELVKAKSMKSSIKGKVSSLFFSRNKKSSKDKPAVSRSKDESQSAGSEAPGYPLHSLGVTSDATSQCANDSGLCSAIHGSSSKTSPETIMGQKQGATICEAALSVTKPVMPGNVSENRDQPSPISVLELPLEDENTYQDAHGNMKPDLQGRQLPIKPNLIDKSPPIESIARTLSWDDSCAETATHYTIKPAVSLGTEVEEHDWLAIVQTLLSVAGLDGEVQSQTFFARWHSLDSPLDLSLRDKVATLHEKDLLPEAKRRQHRSNWKLVFDCVNATLMEITGYGSEKCPMGRQCNGDNNRLFEGASTMLVDWVWTHMQEWISSDGRCVLADGGDNDSLVVERLVRKEVVGKGWDELFRLEIDNFGKEIEVKLLEELVAEAVVDLTGRL, from the exons GTTCTTCACTCTCAAGGAGCAGATCAGATGTGGCAAGAACGTGGAGTCCTCCTATTGGAGATCAGATAGAGGATAAACTG ATTGTACCCGATTTAAGGAGAACTTCGAGCAAGAAGGAAAATGGAACACCGATAAAGATGCTTATAGACCAAGAAATGTTGAAAGAAGGGGAGTCTAAGCACAACCCACCTAATGTTGTTGCAAAGTTGATGGGGCTTGACACCCTCCCCCACCCGCAGCCCGATTCAGCTGCTCAAAGAAACCATGCAAAAGGTAATTCAAGACGTAGTTTAAGCCATTCGGGGATAACATTGGGATCTTggcaggaagaagatggcttcTCTGATAAGGGAATGCTATGTGAAATTTATCAGTGTCCAGAACATAATGAATATAAAGATGTTTATGCAATCTGGCAGCAATCTGAAACGAGAAATTATGCAAGGGATAGATCGCCTCAGAAAGAAAGGCGTAGTGGAaagattaatgaaaaaaatatggcTCTTGTTCGACAGAAGTTCATGGAAGCAAAACGCCTGGCAACAGATGAGAAACTTCGCCAGTCTAAGGAATTTCAGGATGCTTTGGAAGTTTTAAGTTCCAACAAAgacttatttcttaaatttctgCAAGAGCCAAATTACTTATTTTCTCAACATCTGAAAGATCTGAGATCTATTCCTCCACCTTCTGAGACAAAGCGTATCACTGTTCTTAGACCTTCAAAGATGGTTGATAGTGACAAATTTGTTGGATCAGGGAAGAAGAGCGATAAGCAAATAAAGATGCCGGGCCAAGCGGTTTTGTGGAACAAAAATGACCTTGGATATTATCCTATGTCCACCGATCAGAAAGTTGATGAATTTCCTGGTCAACCAACTCGAATAGTGGTACTGAAGCCTACCCCTGTTGAGCCTCAGGACATCAAGGCTGTTGTTTCTTCACCTTCCTTGTCACCTAGAGTAGTACATTCTGAAGATTATGAGGAAGTTGAAGATGATGAGGCCCTAGAATCAAGGGAAGTGGCAAAGGAGATCACCAGGCAGATGCGTGAAAATCTGATTGGTCATCAAAGGGACGAGACTTTagtttcttctgttttttccaATGGCTATACTGGTGATGAGAGTTCGTTTAACAAATCAGAGAATGAGTATGCAGTGGGAAACATAAGTGATTCGGAAGTCATGTCACCATCTCCTAGGCATTCATGGGATTACATCAATAGGTTTGGTAGCCcttattcttcttcctccttcagCCGTGCGTCATGCTCTCCAGAGTCATCAGTGTGTAGAGAAGCAAAGAAGCGGCTGTCTGAAAGATGGGCCATGATGGCATCAAATGGAATTTTTCAAGATCAAAGACAAGCTCGGAGAAGCTCTAGTACTTTGGGTGAGATGCTTGCTCTTTCTGATACAAAGAAGTTGGCAAGATCTGAGGATGGGAATATTAGTAAGGAACCAGAGTTAGTGGAATCAGTTTCATGcttaagtaatattttaaataaagaacaaGATTTGGTTGATTCCCCTAAAAATCTGTTGAGGTCAAAATCTGTACCAGTATCTTCAACTGTGTATGGTACCGGGCTCAATGTTGAAGTTTCTGAATCTGAGGCTGGAAAAACGCATGTTGCCAAGGAGTTAGTAAAGGCAAAGAGCATGAAATCATCAATCAAGGGGAAAGTTTCGAGTTTATTTTTCTCTAGGAATAAGAAATCAAGTAAAGATAAACCTGCAGTATCTCGCTCTAAAGATGAATCTCAATCTGCTGGCTCTGAAGCACCTGGGTATCCATTACACTCTCTTGGAGTGACTAGTGATGCCACTTCTCAATGTGCTAATGACAGTGGCCTTTGTTCTGCAATACATGGATCATCAAGCAAAACTTCTCCAGAGACCATCATGGGTCAAAAACAAGGCGCAACAATTTGTGAG GCAGCGTTGTCTGTAACCAAACCTGTAATGCCTGGGAATGTCAGTGAGAATCGGGATCAACCAAGTCCAATTTCAGTTTTGGAACTaccacttgaagatgaaaacaCATATCAAGATGCACATGGCAATATGAAGCCAGACCTTCAGG GAAGACAATTGCCAATCAAGCCTAATTTGATTGATAAATCTCCACCTATAGAATCAATTGCTCGGACTCTGTCCTGGGATGATTCATGTGCAGAAACTGCCACCCATTATACAATAAAGCCTGCAGTTTCCCTGGGCACTGAGGTGGAAGAACACGATTGGCTTGCTATTGTGCAAACGCTACTATCAGTGGCTGGTCTTGATGGCGAGGTGCAATCACAGACATTTTTTGCGAGATGGCACTCGCTTGATAGCCCATTGGACCTATCTTTAAGAGACAAAGTTGCCACCCTTCATGAAAAGGATTTACTGCCTGAAGCTAAGCGGAGGCAGCATAGATCAAATTGGAAGCTTGTATTTGATTGTGTCAATGCCACACTAATGGAAATTACAGGTTATGGATCAGAAAAGTGCCCAATGGGCAGGCAATGTAACGGGGACAACAACAGGCTCTTTGAGGGTGCATCAACCATGCTGGTGGACTGGGTGTGGACCCATATGCAGGAATGGATTTCTAGTGACGGGAGATGTGTTTTGGCGGATGGTGGAGACAATGACAGCCTGGTGGTGGAGAGGCTTGTGAGAAAGGAGGTTGTGGGGAAAGGTTGGGATGAGCTTTTCAGATTGGAAATAGAtaattttggaaaggaaatagaGGTGAAGTTGCTGGAAGAGCTTGTGGCAGAGGCTGTGGTGGATTTGACAGGTAGGCTGTGA
- the LOC121250603 gene encoding tetraspanin-18-like codes for MRPNCCHISLAFVLKFLNFLQAFVGVSIVVYSVWMLNQWSHHVPISPPPLAPSPASSLSLFVDSESAWVSNPITTVNLAADFVSGFDGGSGLELDLNSFQLPAPWFIYSFMGVGIILCCITLIGCIAAEVIHGCCLCFYTFLITVLILIEAVLVAFIAIDRNWEKDLPIDSTGELESLVSFIEDNIDICKWVGIAVVVIQALSLLLSIILRAMLSTRRPDFDSEEGYDGRSRTWEPLLNPQSTQPSVSTKGDGRGTHSDIWSSRIREKYGLNANQNTSVSSNSRQ; via the exons ATGCGACCCAATTGTTGCCACATTTCCTTAGCTTTCGTCCTCAAGTTCCTGAATTTTCTTCAGGCTTTCGTTGGGGTTTCAATCGTAGTCTACTCCGTATGGATGCTCAACCAGTGGAGCCACCACGTTCCCATTTCTCCACCACCTTTAGCTCCATCCCCGgcttcttctctctcccttttcgTGGATTCTGAATCAGCTTGGGTATCCAACCCGATCACCACAGTCAATCTTGCGGCCGATTTCGTTTCCGGGTTCGATGGCGGTTCTGGGTTGGAGCTCGATTTGAATTCGTTTCAGCTTCCCGCTCCTTG GTTCATCTACTCTTTCATGGGAGTGGGCATTATCTTGTGTTGCATTACTCTCATAGGTTGCATTGCTGCCGAAGTAATTCATGGCTGCTGCCTATGTTTT TATACTTTCCTCATAACTGTACTCATACTAATTGAGGCGGTTCTGGTGGCATTCATTGCAATTGATCGTAATTGGGAAAag GATCTTCCAATTGATTCGACTGGTGAACTTGAGAGCCTTGTATCTTTCATTGAAGACAATATTGACATCTGTAAATGGGTTGGTATTGCTGTCGTTGTCATTCAG GCATTATCTCTTCTACTCTCAATAATTCTGCGAGCAATGCTTTCTACTCGGAGACCTGACTTTGATAGTGAGGAAGGCTATGATGGTAGGAGTAGAACTTGGGAACCACTGCTAAATCCACAATCAACCCAACCATCTGTGTCAACCAAGGGTGATGGTAGAGGGACTCACTCTGACATCTGGAGCTCACGGATAAGGGAGAAG TATGGACTGAACGCAAATCAGAACACATCAGTGAGCTCAAACTCAAGGCAGTGA